From the Lathyrus oleraceus cultivar Zhongwan6 chromosome 4, CAAS_Psat_ZW6_1.0, whole genome shotgun sequence genome, one window contains:
- the LOC127137653 gene encoding uncharacterized protein LOC127137653: MERLDLIPSTPLSTIVSTLVVSYIIPATIPITIVVTAAATIGFGMSSEFTYSFGHPYGPPHGFQGFIPPPDLSQGFPTSPFGPYGIYGPQPLVSQPLTSQYYGANPYGAQLSMPIGNPGYTASPATVCTYPLQEDPIDLYHGPSIHSDAAKDAVQGQIQALTKKLNALQGKDLFGKNAGEMCLIPNVRIPSKFKVLEFDKYKGNTCPQTHLVMYCRKMVAYTDDDKLLIHYFQDHLSGAPLRWYMSLEHSNIKTFLNLGEAFVQHYKYNQDMAPDHTQSGNMSQKERETFKEYGQRWREVAAQVTPSVEEKELCKLFLKTLDSFYYNKFSSSMPRDFTKMEGVGVQLKEGVKEGRIACDNSSFASSNKKFGGW; the protein is encoded by the coding sequence ATGGAAAGGTTGGACCTCATACCTTCAACTCCTTTGAGTACAATCGTGTCTACTCTGGTTGTTTCTTATATTATACCTGCTACAATTCCTATCACAATTGTGGTTACTGCTGCTGCAACTATTGGCTTTGGCATGTCATCCGAATTTACTTACTCCTTTGGTCATCCTTATGGACCTCCTCATGGGTTTCAAGGATTCATTCCTCCTCCAGATTTGTCTCAAGGCTTTCCCACCAGTCCTTTTGGTCCCTATGGTATTTATGGACCCCAACCTCTAGTTTCTCAACCGCTCACTTCACAATACTATGGCGCCAATCCCTATGGGGCTCAGCTTTCCATGCCCATAGGAAACCCTGGATACACTGCATCACCTGCCACTGTGTGTACTTACCCCCTTCAAGAGGACCCTATTGATTTATACCACGGTCCAAGTATCCACTCAGACGCTGCCAAAGATGCAGTACAAGGTCAAATTCAAGCTCTTACCAAGAAACTGAATGCCCTCCAAGGgaaggatctttttggcaagaACGCAGGCGAGATGTGCCTCATTCCAAATGTGAGGATCCCTTCTAAATTCAAGGTACTAGAATTCGATAAGTACAAGGGCAATACTTGTCCTCAGACTCACCTGGTCATGTATTGCAGAAAGATGGTCGCTTACACAGATGATGATAAGCTTTtaattcactactttcaagaccATTTGTCTGGTGCTCcattgagatggtatatgagCTTGGAGCATTCAAATATTAAAACTTTTCTCAATCTTGGTGAGGCATTTGTGCAACACTATAAGTATAACCAAGACATGGCACCAGATCATACTCAATCGGGTAACATGTCCCAAAAGGAACGCgaaacatttaaagaatatgGCCAGAGGTGGCGGGAAGTCGCTGCCCAAGTCACTCCATCTGTTGAAGAGAAAGAATTGTGTAAACTATTCTTGAAGACCTTAGACTCCTTTTATTACAACAAATTCAGTTCCAGTATGCCTCGTGACTTCACTAAGATGGAAGGGGTCGGTGTGCAACTCAAAGAAGGAGTAAAAGAAGGAAGAATAGCATGTGATAATTCTTCATTTGCTAGTAGCAACAAGAAGTTTGGTGGATGGTAG
- the LOC127137654 gene encoding uncharacterized protein LOC127137654 codes for MYLIVLDESMGCILGQQDETDIEYHTQKAIKGSILADYLAHHPVKDPQAEQFDFPDEDIMALRMKDSDESLIEEGPEPGSIWGLVFDGAVNVYGHGIGIVIITPREVFGDSALFINQIKGEWETRHPCLILYRDYSRRLSTFFTKVEFHDIPRDENQIADALATLSSMYMVNFHREVPSIPIHIRDKPAYIFNVEAVSDEKSWFFDIKCFLEKQEYPLGASNRDNKSLRWLSANLFLNGDVLYKRNFNKVFLRCVDRHEAYMLMVRVHEGSFGTYTNGHSMARKILRAGYYWLTMEFNCYKYARKCHKCQIYAKRVHVPPTPLNVISSPWPFGMWGIDMIAASYANVTKYMVVKFLKNNIISRYGVSSKIITYNGSNLNNNLVTEMCKEFKIEHHNSSPYRRKMNGEVEATNKNI; via the exons ATGTATCTTATTGtgctcgatgaatccatgggttgCATTCTTGGTCAACAAGACGAGACAG ACATTGAGTATCACAcccaaaaagccatcaaaggaagtaTCCTCGCTGATTATTTGGCACATCATCCTGTTAAGGATCCTCAAGCTGAGCagttcgactttcctgatgaagacatcatggCTTTGAGAATGAAAGACAGTGATGAGTCGCTTATTGAAGAAGGTCCCGAGCCTGGATCCATTTGGGGTTTAGTATTCGATGGTGCTGTCAACGTATATGGACATGGAATAGGCATTGTAATTATTACTCCTCGAG AAGTGTTCGGTGACTCGgctcttttcatcaatcagattAAAGGAGAGTGGGAAACTCGTCATCCGTGTTTAATCCTATACAGAGATTATTCCAGAAGATTGTCTACTTTCTTTACCAAAGTAGAATTCCATGACATCCCTCGAGACGAGAACCAGAtagcagatgctcttgctacgctgTCTTCCATGTATATGGTGAATTTTCATAGAGAAGTTCCCTCCATTCCTATCCATATCCGTGATAAACCTGCCTATATCTTCAATGTTGAGGCTGTGTCAGATGAGAAATCGTGGTTCTTTGATATAAAGTGTTTTCTTGAGAAGCAAGAatacccgcttggggcatctaACAGAGATAACAAATCTTTGAGGTGGTTGTCGGCTAATTTATtcttgaatggtgatgtgctcTACAAAAGAAACTTTAACAAGGTctttctcagatgcgtggacagacacgaagcatATATGTTAATGGTGAGAGTACATGAAGGATCTTTTGGCACGTACACTAATGGACATTCTATGGCAAGAAAGATACTCAGAGCTGGTTATTATTGGTTAACTATGGAGTTTAATTGTTACAAATATGCTAGaaaatgccataaatgtcagataTATGCAAAAAGGGTGCACGTGCCTCCTACACCTTTGAATGTGATCTCTTCACCTTGGCCCTTTGgaatgtggggcattgatatgatcg ccgcatcatatGCAAATGTTACCAAGTATATGGTAGTCAAGTTCTTGAAGAATAATATCATCAGTAGGTATGGTGTATCGAGCAAGATCATCACATATAATGGGTCTAATTTGAATAACAACCTTGTCACTGAAATGtgcaaagaattcaagattgagcaccacAATTCCTCTCCTTATAGACGCAAGATGAATGGGGAAGttgaagctacaaataagaaTATCTAG